The window ACGTTTGCTCTACATTTTGCCCTACCTAACACTGACGTTTAAACTTTCCTAAAACCTTGTACTATAGTCTCTATTAATGGTTCTAAGCTCTTTGTTATACAATTTTGTCAAACAATTAGGCTGAATTTCATAGCTTGTTAAACGTTAAATACTTCCCATAATAGACAGTTCCAGTTATGTTTTTATGGGATTATGGTTTTATGGTTCGGCTTTATGGTTTTATGTTTTTGCCTTCAACTTCAGACGTATTGAGAAAACACATCTCCGGCTAACTCTTCAACCTCAATTACAAGCTTATCAATCAGAAACTTCGTACTCTAAATCTTTCACTTTAATGTTGTTAATCTTTAAATCAGAAGGTAAGTCATACATATCAACTATTTTTGCAGCTTCTTTCAAACTTTCTATTTCAACAGTGTTAGAGGCACCTCCTGTAATATTAGACTCTGGGAAAAAATCATTTTTTAAATAATCTATAAAATTCCCTCCTACAACGGCATCTTCACTTCTAATTTTTTTCATAATTCGACCATTTCCTTTTGCATCCTTATATATCGGTGGTATATGTATTTTTAATAAACTCAATAGTAAAATATGGGGATAAAAATCCTTCTTCTTTTCCTCTCTACAGCTACTAATAGAAATAGAAAATAGAGTTAATGTCCGTTCAATTGATCTGGGGTTATAATCAACATATCTCCAAGATTTTCGGATCAAATTATAAAGGCCCTCAGAATCAAAAATACTTTCTATTATTTGAAATGAGTCAACTAATTCTTCAATGTATAACTTTAAATTATCATCGTCATTAGTCCGTAAATCTTTTAGAGTAGGTAAATTTGTTTCTACATGGACAAATTTTTGTAAATATACATATGCATCATCTTCATTTACTCCATAAGCATGTTTAACAATTTCAACCAACTGTTCCCGGTTTATAGCCAACACAAAGTTGACATGAGAAACACTAAATAAATGCTTAATCTTTTCTATTACATGAATAGCAAAATCGGGTCTACACCTATCTAATTCATCTACGAAAAATATTATCCTTTTATCTTTAATATCCGGCCCAACTTCCAATAAAGCTTCCAGGGCTTCTTGGTATTCTTGGATCGTTTTTCTTCTATTTAAAAAGGCATCATATTTTTCTGATACAAGCCCTTTATTCTCTCGTTTATCCAGTTCTTCTGCTTTATCAAATAATATATCCCATATACTATCCGCTTTTAACAATCCTCCGGTAGCTAATTTTAATGTTGTATTAGCCCCCATCTTAACAAGTTCAATACCTAATTTTTTGGCTACTTCTTTATAACCATCAATGAGGTGTTCCTTGTCATGATCTAAATCAAACTTTTCATAGTGTCTCTTTATAGCCTCTTGAATAGTTACGGCAATTGAAATAAATGCATCACTGGCAAAATCATTTTCAAACGCATCGTAATAGATAGGAATAAATTGTTCTGATTCCTCAAGCTCATCCTTCCAGAGTTTGATGAAGGTTGTTTTACCTTCACCCCAATCAGCATTAATGGTTAATGTCAGAGAATCCTCGGTTGACGAGAGTAGGTTTGTCAAATTATCCTTGAAATCCTCTCGATTGAAAAAATCATTTCGTACACTCCCCTCCTTTACTCTCTCGTAGTATGGTGGAATTGTATGCTTCATATCTAATTATCTTTATTAGCTATACCGAATGGAATATGAACTAAAGTAATATTTTTTAAATCCTGATCGAGGTGAGATTTTTGATCATCAATAAATAAATGAGGTTTTAACACTTCCAGTACTCGTTTTTTCTTAATCCCTCCTAAAAAGAACATTTCATCTACTGAAACACCCCAATGCTCCAAAGTATTAATTGCTCTTTCATGAGAAGGTGCATTACGAGCAGTAACAATTGCAGTTTTAAGTATTTTATTATAGTCAGGATCTTTTTCTTTTTTCTTCGACTCTAACTTCTGAAAGAAGGCTAATTTTCTAAAAAAATCAGCTAATATTCCGGGACTATGAGGTTTTACGACATTTTCAGTTTCATGATCATGAAAAGCATCCAATTGGTCTTCAGCTTGATAAACTTTTTCTGCCTCATCATCAATTACAACTCCGTCAAAATCAAAGGCGACTCTTAGTTCCATCTCCTCGTCATCATCTTCAATATCTGATTTAAGTATCAAACCAGCTGGATAGTTCAGATCAATACTTTTATTCACATCATCTTGATCCGTAGTTAAAAATAAGGAGATATTATATGATGGAAGATATACATGGGGCGATTTCCCAGAGGTGAAGACTCCTCTTGTAATGTCTAAATCATATTCCTGAATTGAGTTAAAAATTCGTACCCCTGTTTCCGGACTATTTTTAGATAATAAAACTACTTCAACAGGTACTTTTTCATCATAGACGTCATTAATATTCAGGAATCTCTTTACAAATGGGAATGCCAAACCCTTTTCGAGTATTGTTTCACGATTTTGTATTTGAAACTTCTTGTAGGCCTCTAATCCGTCTCTTCTAAAAATTTTGTCTTCTTTTTTTAAATCAAAGAGGGCACTGGATGAGATACCAACAACAAGCTTTTTTTCAATTGGATATGGCATCGTAGTTTAGATTTAGTTACCCACACTCTCTTCCACAATCCCAATTTCCTCCTCACTCAACCCATAAAGCTCATAAACAAGTTGGTCTATCTCCTCCTCCAGCTTGCTGGTGTCAGCTTCAGGGTCTTCTTCTTTGGCAGTGAGGATTTGATCGACAAGGGATTCTATTTTCTGTGGTAGATCTGAATTGTTAGCACTGGGGATAGGAAATTCTTTAAAATAGACATAGCTTGGCTCATAGTAGTCCCCCCTAAGTTTCGGAAGTATGACTTCGAATAAAAAATGCGTGGTTTTACTATTAAGGACACCTAATAGAAATTTATCATTTAATGAAATTATGTAGCATTTCTGATTAGTAATTTTGTTATCAGTATCGAAAGTAAATTCTGGACGATTGCAAATATTGGGGAAAACTATTTTATCCTCCGCAAATTGATCGTAATACGAACATGCCCTTAATTCCCACCAATATTCGCCCTGATCGTATCTTTTCTTAGCTCTATTCTTGAAGTTTTCTAAATGTTTTGCAATTGCTGGATACTCATTTTTAAACCAATTCCATTTATTTTCTGAGGTTGCATTATTCTCTGTAAATCCATCAGGTATTAGAATTACGAAAGACTCATTTATTGGTTTTTTGTATCTCTTAATCTCATTTCCTACGAGAAAAGGTTTTATCAGGTCAGTGCTCTTTCTATCTTTTTCTATAAGTTTATCTTTAGTTTCTTTATCTATCAGAAAGGCATCATTTAGACCAGTAATAATCCCCCGATAGATATTATCATTTGCATAGTCTTCAACTCTTGTCCCTTTTGCCCTTAATTCTTCAATAAGTTTTTGGGCTTTTTCTCCTACTAAAGTCCATCCTTCATCAAGTAACTTTGTTTGGTCTACACTAAAACTACTTTCAGCAATTAGCGAAGCTAAATCTTCGAATTCGAGAGATTCTATTTCCATTGCTTTAAAACTTTCTGTTACCTCAGTTTTATTGATCTGAAGTAAGCATGGATAAGCAGACGCTTCCTGAAAAACTGGTAGATCACCAAAATCAATCAGTGATTTTAACTGATAATTACTTAAAAATTCACGAAGTGGTTGACCGTAATTTGTCCTCAGCCATTTGTTTGAAACTATGTAATGAAAGGTACCTTTATGTGTAAGCAAATTAATACCTTGTTCTACAAAATACTGATATAGGTCAGCAGTGCCGTAATACACTTCAAAACTCTCTGACAAATAATCTTTTATATCTTTCAACGCTTCTTGTCGCACATAAGGCGGATTTCCAATCACTGCATCAAAGCCGGTGTAATTTCCGTCCTCATCCAGCACTTCAGGAAACTCAAACCGCCATTCAAAGGCTTGTTCGTAGAAGGTAGCACTTTCAAGTTCCTCTAACTCCTCTTCCAATTTGCCAATTTTCTTTTTGGTCTTCTTTATTTTCTTCTGGTCCTTTTTGCTCTTCTTTCCGCCCTCAAACAAGTCCAGCTTGGCTTCTTCCTTAATCAGTACCTCACGCTGCTTTTTAAGTTTTTGTCGGACGGGGTGCAGTTCTTTAAGTCCCACTGAGAAACTCTCCTTAATAGAGTTAATCTTCTTTTTCAGCGCCCGTTTATCCTCCTGGTCACCGGTTTCCTTGTAGCTTCGTACGGCTTGTTTATACTCTTCAATCGTCAGATCATCGTTGTTGGCCAGAATCTGAGAAAGGTCGGCATCCAGATCAAAACGGCTTACCAGCGAGTTGCCCTTCTTGATGTTAATATCAATGTTGGGTAGTACTTCAAGCTGTTGGAAGTCCGTACCTTCTTTGTAATAGGCGTGCTTGAGCAACTCAATCCACAGGCGAAGCCGACAGATATTGACGGAATTGGGATTGATATCTACCCCAAACAAACAGTTTTCAATGAGGATATTCTTTTCGCGGAACAGAGCTTTCTGCAGTCGCTGGGTATCAGAGCCGACCGTACGCTCTAAACGATTGTTCTCCTTCCAACTGTGGTGCACCCGGTATTCAAAGAAGGGATCTTGTCCCACTGAGATGCTTAACTCATCATTATCCACGCTAATATCCACATCCCGAATGCGATGATTCTCCTCATCCACAAAGATGCGTAGATCACTTTTAATAGCAATTAGTTCATTCAAGGCCGAAACCAAAAAGTGTCCGGACCCTACGGCCGGATCACAAATGGTAATGCTATTTACAATCTTGTTGGCTTCATCATACGGGACTTCATGACGAGCAATCTTTTGGGATACCTCTTCAATATCTTCACATTCCCACCCATTGTACTCATCATTAAACTTCTGTACCACCGCCCGACGAATGGTCTCCCGACACATATATTCGGTGATGTAGCCGGGCGTAAAAAATGAGCCATCCTTATAGCCGTTAATCTTTTCGAATATACGTCCCAGTACCGACGCATTGATCAGCGTCTTGGCTTCTTCCTGAACTTCGGCTGTGCCCTCGGTATTAAAGTTATAGGCATCCAGGAAGCGCAGCAGGTATTCGAGCGCAGATAGCTCTTCTCCTTTCAGACGCTGACCATCCCGATCCGTAATTTTACTGCGGTTATAAACCGGCATTTCTAATCCGTCTTCCAAAGCGGAAATAAAGATGGCATCCGCTTCAATATCAGCCACATCAAAAAGTGAGCTATTCAGGTATGGGATATGACCGAAATGCGTATTAATGCGATCAGAACGCTCTTCAACCGGTACGGCCAATACCTGAAAGAAAAGCTTATTCAGTCCATCGTACTCCTCAATGTCACGGTGATTTAAAAACCGGAACCGATCATCTTCGCGATGATATTTGAAGAGCTGGGCTTCCAACAGCTTTAAAAACAGGATGCGATTGATCCAGGTAATCAGCAGTTGGATGGCCACATTAAATAGCTGCTCTTCTTCATCGTCCCCAAACTCCGATCGATTCGGCAGCCGTGATAATACATTCACACTTTTGAGCTGGGTAATCGTATTCTCAATAAGCGAGGCATGCTGACGGTTCTCCTCATCCAGTCGCGTAATATAGTGGGTCCCTTTTTCTTTGTATTCCTTAAGCCCCATGATATACAGCAGCTCTTTGTAAAACGCCTTGTTGAGCTCGTTGCTATCACTGGCAAAGGGTTGCTTGAGTAGGTGCGTTGGCGTAAATAGTTTAAAGACCGGAACCAGCTTTTTTTGCTCATCTCTACTTAATTCTTCTTTCTCTAACAGCGTACGGTATTTTGTGATATCCAGCTTAGCTGCCTGAATCGTGGTATCCAGCTCATCAACAAACGCCGAAAGATGGTTATATACAAAGTCGGTACGCGAGCTTACCTTTTGTCCCTGTTTCCACTCTTCATACCATCCCGTTAAGGTTTTCGACTCATAAAAATGACGTTCAAAATCCTGGGCATCGAAAATATACCACTGGTAGGTATCGGTAATGATGATATGCTTAATATCTTCATTGCCATTATCGATGCGTTCCCGCAGGTAATATAAAATCGTCTCGTGGAAGGCCTTGCGATTCAGATCATCCCCGGTAATCATTTTGTTATTAGAAGGGCGTTTGGCTTCTATAATCACCCCTACCTTCGACTGGCGGGTTTTACCGTTGTGGATTGCTAAATCCTGCCGCTCCTTGGTGTTGATATAGTGCTCTTCTTCAAAATTAGTGTTATCAAAGAAGGGCTTCATTAATCCTTTGAGGTGTTCTTCGGTTTCGCTGTCTTTGACCGCATCATCCGCCTCATTTAACAGCTTCAACAAACGCTGACGAAAGGTCTCAAATTCGGTTTTTGTGATAGACTCTTGAAGGAAAGCGTTATCAACGGCTCGTCTTGCGGAAATCGTCGCTATCTGCATCAGTAAATAGTTAAAAAACCAACTTTTTGTTAGGCCTCATTCTAAGGACTGCAGAGGGAAAGAGCAAAACAGAATTTACACTAAAAATTAGCCAACATATTCTGCTTAAATACAGAGTTCAGTTTACACTACCGCTTACACATCTTTAAGTGCTTCAAATAATGAATACTTACTTACCCTTAACATTAAGAATTGAATCGTCAATAATTGGTGCTGCTTCCACTGCCTGTGGAATGCTTGTATTACAAGCATGACGATGTTTAGCATTTTTTATACTGGATTCTGAAATTAAAACTTCTTTAAAGTCATCATGTTCACAAAACGGACAACTATCACCATCCAATTTAGAAAAGTATAACAAACACTTCTTACACCTTCGTCCCTCTTTCTCATTTTGCTCAAACACCCTCTTTTCAGATGCAATCATATCTTGTATCCTTTTCATTACAAGTCTTCTATTCATGAGATTAACCAACTTACTATATAGATACTGAACGCGCTTTCTCTTTTTCGCTATTTTGTACCTCCTCTTTCCTATAGCTCTTAACCTTCTCAAATGAGCTAAATATTTATCCCAACTATTGATCCTAATTCTAAATTTATTATAATCATCGTCATCTGTGTTGAGAATATTAATCTCTGCAAGGTAGTTTAAATACTGTACAATTGGTTTATAGGGACTATCAATCATCCAATTCTCCTCATCTGAAAAAAACCATGCCCCTTTCTCTCCATACCATTTCCCTCTTCTCTTGCCTATTTTTTTATGCTTTTGTTTTATAGAATTCAAGGTTTCAACAAAGTCTAAAATACCATATTTGTTTACCACCCAATTTTTGACCTTGTTGGCTTTTATTATAGTATCAACGGATTCATCCTGTATGAACTTTAGAAAAATAGCACTTTGCCAAACTTTTGGGTGGACTTGAAATATCCAACCACTATCAGTTTGAACAGAAAATATTTTGGGGCCTACTTCCTCCTCATAACCAATGTGTTGAAATTGCTTCCGTATAAGATTAGAGTTTGCACTTTCCAACTTGCCAAGACGATCTTCTATTTCTTTACTGTCTTTCGCTTTTTCTAATCTTTCTAAATCCTCTTGATATAGCTCTCGTTTTTTCTCCTTAAGCTCTTTGAAATCTTTTTTCTTTTCTTTCTGCTTTCTAATTTTTTTGTTTATTTGCTCAACTTTTATTTCTAATTGAGCCAAGTTCTTTTCATAATTTTCTTCTCCCTTAGGATTGTGAATCCATTCTTTATTTTCGACATTCTGTATTACCTCCCAATTAAATTGCTCAATATCTAAAAGTGTGTCTTCAGTTAAATCACTTAAATCAATTTCAAGCATTGGTTCTTGCACTGATTTAATCAAAGAAGCTTTTTCCTCATCCACCTCATGAGAAACTTTGATTTCTATATTTAAAGATTTCCCATTTTTAAAAGCTATAACATCTGGTCTATATCCACTTTTTGACACTTCTACATCGACTCTGTCAAACTCAACATTGTCAGGTGGGATATGAGTGTTTTTACCGTAATGAGGTATCCCTTCATCATCATAGGCTATCGTCTCTTTTGAATACTTAGGAGTATAAATTAAAAGTTCATCCTGTATAATTTGTTTAGCCATAAGATGAATAGCCGTTTCAAGTGAACCTGGGCATTGCGTAGATTTATAATGTGCAAAATGTGGAACCTTCTTCTTACCCTGATTGCGTGCAATTAATTTAGCTTCACAGTTAGGACAAATACAATTGCATTTTAACCCATTCTCTACTTTTGTAATGTGGTATAATCGCCCCTCTTTGAGGCCAAAGGGTAGTTTTATATCCCCTGACATAACTATATTTGGCTAAAGTACTTAAGTATATTTTGTGATATACTTTAATCTAAAATTTATGAATCAACAAATCAGAAGTAAATTTCTTTTATTGCTAACAATAATTTTTATTACAAATGAATTAATAAATTAGTAATCCATTTGTTTAGAGATATGATTCCTGAAAATATTACGAAGGAGCACATTAACAATGCGTTGGCAGAAATAGATAAAAAGGGAGTGCCACAAGGTCGCCATTCAACAACATACGACCTTCTTTGTGATGGTAAGACCTATCCTCCCAAATTAGTCCTCTCCATAGCTAATAAATATGCTAATGGAGAAGAGCTGGACCCAAGTGAATTTAAAGGTGGTGAAGGGACTCCCGCTTTTAAAAAGCTCAAAGAATTAGGATATGACATTATTCCTAAGAAAGATGAAGTAGCTGAACCGGACACCGATTACAATTCAATTCAGAAAGAGTTAATTGAACGTTATAAGAAATTAATTCAAGCGGATAACAACGAAAAAGAGCTATATAAGTGGCAGCTTGTAAAAGAATTTCAACAAAAATGGGATATTGATGCTGAAAACTTTGCTGAAATGGCTCAAGGTATTGAGTTCGGTAATCTATTGGACTATAGGAGCAAGACTCTTATTCACTTTGTAGAGGATTATCCGGAGGAGGCTCGCTCGTTATTTAAGATGCTGTATGACGAGACAATTCCTGTGAAAAAACGAATTGATGATTTTGGTGAGCAAGCAGAAGAATTAGTTAGAGAGCATTATCCTGATAAAGGATCATTTCAAGATGAGCGTACTATAGCTACCTATCTTACTTTTAGGTATCCAGATAAATACACCTTCTATAAGTATTCTTTTTACTCAGATTATACTGATTTATTAGGGATTGATAGACCTTCAGCCGGTGAACGATATATTCATTATTTAGAGCTTATAGAAAAATTTATTGATGAGTTTATCTCTAAGGATAAAGAGCTGATAGAATTATCTCGAAAAACGTTGACAGATGACTGTTACGAAGATGATAATCTAAACCTACTGGCTCAGGATATTTTATTCAGAACCTTAGAAGGTGAAAAAGAGTCCGAAAGTGATTTTAAAGAGGTTTTGGACCAAATGGAATATGAGCAAGCCTCAAAATATTTCAATGGCCTCCAAAAAGTTGTCAAAGAGTTAAAGGTAGAACCTTCCGATCAGCGAGTAGTCTTTAGCGTTCGCACGGACAGCCCAAGATTAAATCTAACTATCGGGCAGCGCTATTGTTTAAGTTTCTATGCTGATAAGGAAAAACCATGGAGATTTATTCATCCAAATAGCAGAGTAAACTCAAAAACCGGTGAAAAATTTAATGGACCACCAGAGGCATATTTCCATTGGACTAAGAGCTATACCGAATTGCAGGAAGAATTTGATAGTATCACAGCTGCTTCTCTAAAAGAATTAGAACGTACTCAAAGTTCCAGTTTTAAAAAGTACAATAACGATTTCTTTGAGAAAGCTGTATTTGATGATCAATATAAAAGAGAAGTATTTAAAGACGTTTTTGATATGGAAGCAGATAGATTACCAAAGGTTAAGAGCTATCTTAAAAAGTTTTCAGAAGTAGCTGACCAACATTTTACAGAAAGAGCCTTTGTAGAACGAAGGTATGAGTACTTTCAGGATTTCTTTAAAAAAGAAAACTTGAAGCAAGCTGAGTGGAGTGATTTTCAAGAGATGGGGGAAAAAGTCCATGGCCTTGCTACTAACGCTTTAGCCTTGAAAAGAGCTTTTGGCGATCCCAATCATGACATCAAACGCTATCGCAAGGCGTTTTTATATCTGGCCTATGGCGATGATCCGTTATCAGATCGAATCAATGCAATGCTGGATAATGACAGCGAATATCATCTAAAATATTTGGCTGAATCCTTTTACGGTGAATTAGTTGGGTATTTATTCCCTGAAAAATACGTGTTTTATAATCGCCGAGATAAAGAAGCTACCTCCTTTTTGGAATTGGATATATCCCGTGAACGTGGAGAATCGTTTGGTGATTTCTTTATTCGATATAACAATCAGCTAAGTCCACTTATAGAACTTTATAAAGAGATCGTTGGTAGGAGAACCGAAACAACCATACCGTTGGAATTAGATCAGTTTTTTAGTTGGCTGTACGAAAATCACGTATCCAAAGAAGAATCGGATGTCAGTAAAGAGGTAGCTGAAGAAGATCGCAATTACTGGTGGCTAAATGCGAATCCGGATATTTGGCGTTTTTCTGAGAAAGAAGTGGGACAAGAGCAATGGTATACATCCCGCAATGACAATGGAAACAAACGACGTATATACCAACATTTTCAAGAAGTAGAGCCTGGTGACTTGATAATTGGATATGAATCTACTCCGGTAAAGCGCGTTAAAGCCGTACTGGAAGTTACAGAAGCTCTGCATACTGATGATGACGACAAAGAAAAATTTACATTTAGGTTAAAAGAGTTTACACCGAATCAACCGGGTTGGGATGCCTTACAATCGATTCCTGAATTGGAAAGCTGCTCTGTCCTGAATAATAACCAAGGCAGCCTATTTAAGCTTACAGAAGATGAATTCTTGACGATACGAGATCTGGCATTTAACGGGGTCCAACAACATTCCCCCTATACCATGGAGGACGCACTGAATGAAGTGTTCATGCAGGAAGAAGAGCTCCAAAATATTCTCGATCTGTTAGAGTATAAGAAGAATATCATACTACAAGGTCCTCCAGGTACTGGAAAAACATTTTTAGCTAAGCGTTTAGCCTGGCTAATGTCTGGTTTTAAAGATCGAAACCGTATAGAAGTCGTACAATTTCACCAGTCCTACTCGTACGAAGACTTTATCAGAGGCTATCGTCCCACAGAAGATCACTTTGAGCTGAAGGACGGCATTTTTATGCAGATGTGTAAGCGAGCAAAGTCAGACCCAGAAAATAGACCGTATTTCTTGGTCATTGATGAAATAAACCGTGGAAATTTAAGTAAGATTTTTGGTGAGCTCATGATGCTCATCGAAAATGATAAGCGTGGTAAAGATTTTACCGTTAAGTTGCCCTATAGGAAAGGTGAAGATGATCCCAACTTTTATATCCCGAAGAATCTACATCTCATTGGCACAATGAATACGGCTGATCGATCGCTGGCTATGGTTGATTATGCTCTTCGCCGACGGTTTGTCTTTATTGATATGATGCCCAACTTCGGGGATAAGTTCCAGAACCACCTTAAAGAGCGAGGTGTTGAAGAGCATTTAATTGATACCATTGTAGAGCGTCTCCGTGAACTGAACAATAAAATAGCTGATAAACAAGAGCTGGGGCCTGGACCTGGTTACCAGATTGGACACAGTTATTTTTGTGGTACCAAGAACGGTGACGAAGATTGGTATAAAAATATCATCGAATACGAAATTATACCGCTTCTTAATGAATATTGGTTTGATAAACCTACCAAAGTAGAAGAAATTGAAGAGCAACTGCTTACGATATGAAGCAGGTACCGGTCCAAAATATCTATTACCTATTAAGCTACGCTTGGGATAAGCTGGATGAAGCCGAGCTAACCAAGGCTGGGATTGACGATTTTGAGGAGGTGGCCAACCTTTTGGGTAAAGTATTAGCCAACGGCTGTAGCTATCTATTCAAGCGGGGACTGTATCGAAATTACCGGCAGAAAGAAGAGGAAATCCCGGGTATTCGAGGGAAGCTGTTAATCGATGAATCATTAAGTAGTCTTTCTTTTCAGAATAAAAAAGCTTGGTGCCAGTATGATGAACTAAGCCGCAACGTGTTACCCAATCGCATTCTTAAATCTACGGTATTGCGGCTCTTACAAATGCCTGAAATCGAGAATGGTTTGCATCGAGAGTTAAAGGAGATCTATTACCGATTTTCCGATGTTGAAGAGATTCGCCTACAAGGTCACCATTTTACACAAGTTCAAATACATCGGAACAATGCCTTTTACGGATTTTTGATACAGATCTGCCAGCTAATATTTGAATCTTCAGCACTGGATGAATCTGGGCAGCGATATCAATTCAGGGACTTTACCCGAGATCATCAAAAATTGGCTCGTCTCTTTGAAGCGTTTGTCTTTAACTTTTATCAGAGAGAACAAAATCGATACAAAGTAAAAAGTCCCAGCTTTCCTTGGCCCTTTAAATCTGAGATAGAGGAGCACAACGAATTAATGCCCTCTATGTTTACCGATATCGTATTAGAAGACGATGAGCGTATCATTATTATTGATACCAAGTTTTATTCCAAAACAATGGCCCGTCGTGAAGATATAGACTCCATCTCATTTAAGTCGCCCAATATGTATCAGATCTTTGCCTATATGCAGCATATTCCCAATCCTGAAAATAAAAAGGTAGAAGGCATGTTGCTTTATCCGGATGTGGGAGATTCCATTCATGCTACTTATACGTGGAATGATCAAGCATTGACGTTTAAGACAGTAGATTTGAATAACGAATGGGAAAACATTGAGGCTGAACTTTTCGAACTAATAGATTTAATTAAACATATTTCAGCATAAGTAATTTTGTAAACATCCCAATATTAGAACTAAATTTTGAGGAATTTAAATAGAACTTCTGTATGAATTAGGCTCTTCTTAAAGCCTGGTATGAATAATTACTCTTCGCATATTTTTCTTGATGCATAGTATTTTAAAAGCCTATATCATAGACGCCCTTGATCTTGAAGAACCTAATTGTAAAGACTTATCAAAATTAGATTATTGTTTAAACTTCCTTACAAAGTCATCAATAGATATCCGCTTAAGTTCATTCTGACTTTTCTTAAACAAATAACCCTCCCCGAAATCTAAGTATAGCGGACAAGAAGCCATATTCCAGCTTTTTCTTTTTTGTTTCCAATCAAA of the Fodinibius sp. Rm-B-1B1-1 genome contains:
- a CDS encoding 5-methylcytosine restriction system specificity protein McrC yields the protein MKQVPVQNIYYLLSYAWDKLDEAELTKAGIDDFEEVANLLGKVLANGCSYLFKRGLYRNYRQKEEEIPGIRGKLLIDESLSSLSFQNKKAWCQYDELSRNVLPNRILKSTVLRLLQMPEIENGLHRELKEIYYRFSDVEEIRLQGHHFTQVQIHRNNAFYGFLIQICQLIFESSALDESGQRYQFRDFTRDHQKLARLFEAFVFNFYQREQNRYKVKSPSFPWPFKSEIEEHNELMPSMFTDIVLEDDERIIIIDTKFYSKTMARREDIDSISFKSPNMYQIFAYMQHIPNPENKKVEGMLLYPDVGDSIHATYTWNDQALTFKTVDLNNEWENIEAELFELIDLIKHISA
- a CDS encoding AAA family ATPase; the encoded protein is MIPENITKEHINNALAEIDKKGVPQGRHSTTYDLLCDGKTYPPKLVLSIANKYANGEELDPSEFKGGEGTPAFKKLKELGYDIIPKKDEVAEPDTDYNSIQKELIERYKKLIQADNNEKELYKWQLVKEFQQKWDIDAENFAEMAQGIEFGNLLDYRSKTLIHFVEDYPEEARSLFKMLYDETIPVKKRIDDFGEQAEELVREHYPDKGSFQDERTIATYLTFRYPDKYTFYKYSFYSDYTDLLGIDRPSAGERYIHYLELIEKFIDEFISKDKELIELSRKTLTDDCYEDDNLNLLAQDILFRTLEGEKESESDFKEVLDQMEYEQASKYFNGLQKVVKELKVEPSDQRVVFSVRTDSPRLNLTIGQRYCLSFYADKEKPWRFIHPNSRVNSKTGEKFNGPPEAYFHWTKSYTELQEEFDSITAASLKELERTQSSSFKKYNNDFFEKAVFDDQYKREVFKDVFDMEADRLPKVKSYLKKFSEVADQHFTERAFVERRYEYFQDFFKKENLKQAEWSDFQEMGEKVHGLATNALALKRAFGDPNHDIKRYRKAFLYLAYGDDPLSDRINAMLDNDSEYHLKYLAESFYGELVGYLFPEKYVFYNRRDKEATSFLELDISRERGESFGDFFIRYNNQLSPLIELYKEIVGRRTETTIPLELDQFFSWLYENHVSKEESDVSKEVAEEDRNYWWLNANPDIWRFSEKEVGQEQWYTSRNDNGNKRRIYQHFQEVEPGDLIIGYESTPVKRVKAVLEVTEALHTDDDDKEKFTFRLKEFTPNQPGWDALQSIPELESCSVLNNNQGSLFKLTEDEFLTIRDLAFNGVQQHSPYTMEDALNEVFMQEEELQNILDLLEYKKNIILQGPPGTGKTFLAKRLAWLMSGFKDRNRIEVVQFHQSYSYEDFIRGYRPTEDHFELKDGIFMQMCKRAKSDPENRPYFLVIDEINRGNLSKIFGELMMLIENDKRGKDFTVKLPYRKGEDDPNFYIPKNLHLIGTMNTADRSLAMVDYALRRRFVFIDMMPNFGDKFQNHLKERGVEEHLIDTIVERLRELNNKIADKQELGPGPGYQIGHSYFCGTKNGDEDWYKNIIEYEIIPLLNEYWFDKPTKVEEIEEQLLTI